DNA sequence from the Hyalangium ruber genome:
ACGCGAAGACGGCCGAGCAGATCTGGCTGGATGCGCACCCCAACCACTGGCAGCCCAGCACCACGCTGGACAACCACGTCACGCACCCGGGCAACCAGCTCAACCCGTGGATGATGTCCTACCCGGTGAAGGGCGATGCGGCCAATGACTACGCGGGCGGCGCCAACCCGGCGGAGCTGGCCTGGTACTTCCTGCTGCCGGCGATGGACTCGGGCTTCGGCTACTACGACGAGAACCAGGACGACAACGTCAAGCCGACGCTGTCCTTCAACCAGTCGCTGTTCTTCTCCAAGCCGTACGTACAGGACCGGGTGGCGCAGGACCGCACGGGTCCCTCCGTGTGGTGGGCACAGCGCTGGCCCTACAACCCGGGCAGCGCGAACACGGACAAGTCCGAGGGCTGGACGCTCCACCACTTCAACAACACGTTCGCCTTCTACACGTATGCGTATGACCTGAGCGGCATCTCCAACATCAAGGTCCGGGTCCGCACGCACACGAACAACAGCATCGACCCGCTGGACAACACCCACAAGGTGTACGACCCGGCGGGGCGGCAGGCGGCGGGCGTGCCCAACATCGACCCCTCGCGCGTGAGCGCCTGGGTGGACTACCCGCTGACCAAGCGGGACTTGCGACCGGTGATGAACGGCGTCTCCTGGCAGCCCGCCTACCTGCCGGTGATGCAGAAGGTGGCCGCGCAGGAGATTGGTGACCTCTATTACGTGTACCTCGGCAACTACCGCAACCAGCTGCTCGACTACTACGTGGAGGCCACGGACAGCCGGGGCAACGTGACCCGAAGCGAGATCCAGTCCGTCTACGTAGGCGCGGGCCGGTACAACCTCGTCAGCGGCAAGTACGTGGAGGACATCAACGGCTCGGTGCAGGGCACCCACCCGTTCCTCGTGGTGGACACCACCGCGCCCTCGGCCCCCACGGGCTTGGCGGTGGCCACGCGCACGGACCGTTCCGTGAAGCTCACCTGGAACGCCGCCACGGACAACGTGGGAGTGACGGGCTACACCATCTTCCGCAACGGCACGCAGGTGGGCACGAGCACCACGACGAACTACACTGACAGCGGGCTGACGGCGAACACCAGCTACAGCTACACGGTGAAGGCGCGTGACGCGGCGGGCAACACCTCCGCGTCCAGCGCCGCGCTCGCGGTCACCACCCAGCCGCCGGACACCATTGCGCCCTCGGCCCCCACGGGACTGACGGCCTCGGGGGTGACGAGCTCCTCGGTGACGCTGAGCTGGACGGCCGCCACGGACAACTACGGCGTGGCCGGCTATTACGTGTACCGGAGCGGGACGCAGATCGCCGCGCCCTCGGGCACCAGCTACACGGACAGCTCGCTGTCGCCCAGCACGGCCTACAGCTACACCGTGAAGGCGGCGGACGCGGCGGGCAACCTCTCGGCGGCCAGCTCCGCCGTGAGCGTCACCACCAGCGCGGGCAATGCCGCCACCGTCTATTACAAGAAGGGCTTCACCTCGCCGTACCTCCACTACCGCCCGGCGGGCGGCACGTGGACCACCGCGCCCGGTATCGCCATGCCGGACTCGGAGGTGGCGGGCTACGCGAAGTACACGGTGAACCTGGGCACGGCCACCCAGCTCGAGGCTGTCTTCAACAACGGCAGCGGCACCTGGGACAACAACAACGGCGGCAACTACTTCTTCGCCACGGGCACCTCCACGTTCAACGCGGGCACCATCACCCCGGGCGCGCCCTTCGTGGACTCGACGTCGCCCTCCGCGCCGACCCACCTCACCTCGCCCTCGAAGACGGCCTCCTCCGTCTCGCTGGCGTGGACAGCCTCCACGGATGACGTGGGCGTGACGGGCTACCTCGTCTTCCGGGGCACCACGCAGGTGGGCACGAGCACCACGACGAGCTACACGGACAACGGGCTCGCGGCCAACACCGCGTACAGCTACACCGTGAAGGCGAGGGACGCGGCGGGCAACACCTCGCCGTCCAGCGCCGCGCTCGCGGTCACCACCAGCGCGGGCAACGCCGTCACCCTCTATTACAAGAAGGGCTTCGCCACCCCGTACCTCCACTATCGCCCGGCGGGCGGCACGTGGACCACCGCGCCCGGCGTGGCCATGCCGGACTCGGAGGTGACGGGCTATGCGAAGTACACGGTGAACCTGGGCACGGCCACCCAGCTCGAGGCTGTCTTCAACAACGGCAGCGGCACCTGGGACAACAACGGAGGGCTCAACTACTTCATCCCCTCGGGAACGCAGACGTTCAACGCGGGCACCATCACCGCGGGAGCACCGTCGGGCGATGTGTCCTCTCCGGCGGCGCCCACGGGGCTGGCGGTGTGGACGAAGACGGCCACCTCCGTCTCGCTCACATGGAACACCGTCACGGACCCGAGCGGCATCGCCGGCTACAACGTCTATCGCGGCGGCACGCTGGTGGGGGCGCCCACGGCGAGCAGCTACACGGACACCGGCCTCACGGCGGGGACGACCTACAGCTACACGGTGAAGGCGCGAGACACGGTAGGCAACCTCTCGGCGGCCAGCGCGGCGCTGAGCGTCACGACGAGCGCCACGGGCACCACCGTCACCTTCAACGAGACAGCCAGCACGGTGGTCGGCCAGAACATCTACGTGGTGGGCAACATCGCCGCGCTGGGAGGGTGGAGCACGGGGTCCGCCATCGCGCTCTCGTCGGCCAACTACCCGACCTGGAGCGTGGCGCTGAGCCTGCCGGGCTCCACTGCCATCGAGTACAAGTACATCAAGAAGGACAGCAGCGGGAACGTCATCTGGGAGAGCGGCGCCAACCGCGTGTACACCACTCCGGCCAGCGGCACCGCGACGTTGAACGACACCTGGAAGTAGTCCCCTGCACACGCGGGCTGGCCTGAACACCGAGGGCCAGCCCGCGTTCCCGTCTCAGCACAGACCGAACCTGTCAGACAATCAGACAGGTTTGGCAAGAGCGCGCCACGGGGGCAGCTTGCATCCGCGGAGTCAAAGGAGTCCGTGAGCCGAGGGAGAGCGGGACGGCCGGCGCGGGAGGACCCGTCCGCTGACGGGGGGCCCCGCGCCGAGACGAGGGACCCGCGACCTGCGTGCCAAGACCGCGGGCCCGTGCAGGCTCCCCGTCACACGGAGTCCCACGCGAGCATCTGGCCCGCGAGCCCCCGTTAGCGCGGGGGAGGAATGGGCTGGGAGGCGGTAACAGGCTTGTCCACGGCCTCGCGCTTCCGTGACTGGAGCTCCTCCAATACCTGGAGTGCGGCGCGAGCCTCTTCGGTGGTGGCGAGCGGCCGGAAGGCCTCCACCGCGCGGGAGAGCGCCTGGGCCTCATCCGCCTCGCGCGCGCGGATGCGCTCCACCGCGTGGCTGAAGCGGTCGAAGAACTTCTTGAGCTCGTCGTACTTCCGAAGCGGGCGCAGCCGCGGGTAGTGCCCCGCCGCGAGTGCTTCCACGTACAGGTTCATCACGTACACCGGGCCGGCCACACGGTGGGTGAAGACCAACCCGAACAGGGCGAGCGCCACCCCCGTGCCCACCACCGCCATCACGGTGAGCCAGAGGATCGTCATGCCCGCAAGGCCCTCGGCCGACGAGCCCGCCTCCAGCGCCGCCGTGTGGGCCCACCATGCGAGCACGCCGAAGAGTCCGATACTGCCCGCTCCGATGGAGGACAGCATCAGGATGTATTTGAGCTGAAATTGACGATCGATGAGGTACGTGCGCCGCCGCCAGGCGGGCTTCTGTGAAGCAATGACGGTGTCTGAGGACATGCCGTTGACCAGACTACCCTATCCAACCCGGGGGGTTTGACCCGTTCTTTTCAAGGGATCTACGACGGACACATCACCCACCGCCGCCCTTGGAGAAGCCCATGTCCCGCTCTCTTGCCGCGCCGAGCCTCGCGCTCGCACTCGTAGTCCTCTCGGGGTGTAAAGGTGACCCGAACACCCCGGAGTACTGGGAGAAGAAGCTCGGCGATGCCCGGAAGACGGCCGTCAAGGTGCAGGTGGTGGAGGCGCTGCGCGACTCCGGCAAGCTCCAGGAGGGCTTCCTGCCGATGCTGCACGCGCGGCTGGCGGCCGAGAAGCGCCCGGAGGTGAAGGCGGCCCTGGCCCGCGTCCTGGGAGACCTGAAGCACCCCTCTTCGCTGGAGCCGCTGCAGGCGGCGCTGGACCCGAGCGCCTCGGAGATGGACGTACACCTGATGAACAAGGAGCTGGCGGCAGCGCTCGGCAAGCTGGGCAACCCGAAGGCGGCGCCGACCTTGGCGGGCCTGCTGCGCTCCCGGGACAACTACACCCGCATGGAGGCCATCCAGGCGTTGGGAGCCCTGCGCGCTCCCGAGGCGGTGGAGCCGCTGATCCAACTGACGCTGGATGAGAACGCCGAGCCCCTGCTGAACAAGAAGGCCATCGAGGCGCTGGGGCGCATTGGCGACGCGCGGGCGGTGCCGGCGCTGGTGCGCATGCTGACGAAGGAGCGACGGGGCATCTCCTTCTATGTGGAGAGCTCGCTGGCGCTGTACCAGGTGGGCACACCGGCGGCCGAGGCGCTGCTGGCGGCGCTGGAGGGCCGGGACGCGGAGTTGGCGCAGTGGGCGAAGCAGAACGGGGTACACCCAGCCAGCTACGCGATGAAGTCGGCGCAGATCCTCGGGGACCTGAGGGAAAAGCGGGCTGAGGCGGCGCTGCTCAAGCAGCTGACGTTCGCGAACGAGGACGCGCGCATCCAGGCGCTGGTGCGGATGCAGGCGGCGGAGGCGCTCGGGCGGATGCGGGCGACGGCGGCGGTGCGCCCGCTCTCGGCCCTGGTATCGGAGGAAGACCCGACGGTGCGCGGCTCGTACGTCCGCGCACTCGTATTGCTGGGCGGGCGCGAGGCGCTGCCAGCGCTGGAGAAGGCGGCGAGCAAGGGTGACTGGTACGCCCGGGAAGTGGCGATGCGAGGCCTGGCGATGCTGGGAGACGCGCGCGAGCAGCCGCTCTTCACGAAGTGGGCGGAGGCGGAACCGGCGCGCACGACCACCGAGTGCAATGAGTACGGAGGCGAGGGCTGCGAGGATCCGGCGGCGCTGGGCAAGTCGCGGGCGGAGAGCCTCCAGCGATACGGCCAGCTGCTGGAGGCAGCGCAGTCCTGCGGAGCGGAGGGCGGCTGCTGGGCGCAGAAGCTGGCGGACAAGAACGCGAGGCTGGTGGAGCGCGCGGCGCTGGAGCTGGGGCGTGGCGGCGCGGCGCAGCACGCGGTGGCGCTGGCGGGGCGGCTCTCGGAGAAGGACTTGGAGACGCGCTTCACGCTGATCCAGGCGCTGGACTGGCTGGTGGACTCGAAGGAAGGCGCGGTAAAGGCGCGCGAGGCACTGCCGAAGATCCAGGCCCAGCTCACGGATGAGAAGGGTAACAACCACTTCGTGAAGGTGAACGAGGACCTGCGCCGGCTCGCCATCCGACTGGAACGGCCCTGATTCTCTGCCCGTGAAGATTGGGCTCCCTGAGTCTCGTCGCGGTAGCATGGCTGCGGAGACCTCAGGTGCCCAAGCCAGACGCCCTTGCCAGGGAAATCATCGACGAAGCCCTCGGGCTCGCCAGTTGGATCATCCAGGACGCGAAGGACGGCAACATTGGCGCCAGCCCAGGTGTTGTCGTCCGCCAGTCCCTCCTCGGTATCCGTCACGGGACACCGGACTATCGGCTTCCTGGCAGGCTCCCCGCCCACGCCGAAGTGGAGGCGCGCTCCACCAAGCTTCTGGCTCCTGCGGCCTCCAACCGCGCAACGCACAAGGCTTCGGCACAAATTCTCTCTTTGCTTCTGTGCTTACTGCTCGTCTCCTGCAGCACCACTCCTCCATCTCGCGCGGAGGAGATCGACCTTGCTCACACTATTCTCCTAATTCGAGCACTCCCTGACGGCCAGTTCACCCATACCTGGCACCGAGCCGAAGAACTCAATCTCCCCCAATGCATGCGCTTGCCAAGCTCGCGAGCCACGGATAGGCGCATCGTGCTGGCAATGGGCCCCACGCGCGACTGCGATGCAGAACTTCAAGAGTGCATGAGGGAGTGCATGGATCGCCCACTTCCGCGAGGCTATGGACACATTACGTCCCAAGGCCGGAAAGGCGGGGGCAAGGAAGCTTATTGCAACAAGAAATGTCTGCAGCCATACCTCGACTGCTGGAAGCTTCAAGAAATGAAGCCTCACGAGTTCACGGCCGTTGATGACGCCGTGAACTGGGTGAAACGAAACAATAAGTCCATTTTGCTGGGAAGCGTGGTCGTCATTGGAGGCGTGGTCTTCGTCGTGGTTTCCGCGGGAGCAGGGCTTCTCATTCTCGCGCCAGCAGCGCTCCTAGCGTCATCTGGAGCTCCCACTGCCTCCTGCATCGTGGCGGTGACACCATGAGCATCACAGAGCTCTGCCTTGAAGTGGAGGGACTTCTTGGGCGATTCCGAGAGGACTCTTCATCTCCGAAGGAGCAGAAGTTGCTCCTGGTAGCCATTGACGCGCTCAACTTCATCTCAGCCACGGGGCAATCTCATGAATTCGAAGATTACCTCAAGCGCGTCGAGACCGACGCCCCTCCTCTCGTCATTGCAAGCTTCGACACGCGTGAAGAAGCAGAGACTTGGCTCGAGAATCACCCCCATCCGCCTCGCATCGCGAATGTGCTGATTGGGGGAGAGTACTACAGCGCCATGTGCTCACGTGAGCGTAATGACCGGAGACTGGTCCGAACCCAGACGCTCGAGTACTACCTCGCAGCGATGATCCGCGATGGGATTCCTCCTTCTGTGGCCACTTTCAACACGCAAGAGGAAGCCACCGCCTGGGTCCACGGTCAGCCCGAACCCCCGCGTCAGGTGTTTATCCACATCGCAGGTGCGGCATACCTCGTCGTGTATCATGACAAGGTCAACCTCCGCGCCATCTACCCCCTCTCCCGGGCCGCGAAGAACGTCAACTGGGATTAACCGTTGACGCGTGTGCCCCAGGCGGTGGCTCGGTGGGCGCACCGCCGCCGCCTCCTGCACTCGTCAGCAACTCTCCTCTGCCGCTCTGCGCTTTCTCCTCCCCTCCCATGAAGGAACCCTGCCTTCCTACGATTTGGCCTCGCATGGAGACGGGGTTGGCCTGGCGTACAGTGAGGCCGGTCGACGGATGTGCTTCGGCTGGCGCCGCATCTGAAGCCATCCTCTCGCGTTCGCGGCTCCGCTCGTCTGCCAGGATCAAGTTCGTCCGCGACTTCGAGACGTGAAAAGAGTGATTCCGGCGTCCGGCTCCCATCATCCTCTCGGGCCCTCGGTACACGCGGCATCCTGTCACGTCCGGCAACCCGCTCCCAAGCACGCAGGGCGCCTAGGCGCAGGAGCCGCCTGCCTCCTCGCCTGCCCCTCCCCTTCCGCCCAGGAATGGATGCCTAGCTTTCCCCCAGGAACGAGTTCACTGACCAGGAGGGAACACCATGGCGAAGCACGCGTGGAAGGGTTTCATGATGGCGGGTCTGCTCGGGCTGACCGGGCTGGCCGTGGGCTGCACCGAGCGTGAGAACTCCGAGCTGCGCGAGGACACGCGCGAGATGGGCCAGGACATCGACAACGCCGCCGACAACGCCGCCCAGGGCGTGGAGGACACCGCGCGCGACGTGAACAACGACTTGCGCGACGGCACGGGTGGCTCGGGCGTCAATGACGACCTGAACGACGACGACGTCAACATCGGCGACCGCGAGGGCGTCATCAACGACGGCGAGGGCCCGTTCGAGCAGCCCAACCGAGTGGGCGAGGACAACATGCTCGAGGACGGCAAGGGCCCCCTCGAGGACAACAAGAACCGCTAGCCCCCAGGGCTCACGGAGCTGAAGCGGGCCAGGGCGAGGGGACTCGACTCCCCCACCCTGGCCCTGTTGTTCAGTGCTGCGGCCCGCGAAGCGGCTCGCCCGCCGCCTGGAGCGCGCGGTACTCGGCATCCTCGAACACGCGCGAGCGGATGAGGAAGCGCACGCCCTCGGGAGCTTCCGCCGAGAAGCCGCTGCCCCGTCCGGGCACCACGTCCACCGTCAGGTGGGTGTGCTGCCAGTACTCGAACTGCGGGCCCGAGATGTAGAAGGGCGTGTCCACGATCGTCCCCAGGAACACGTCCTGCTGGCCGATCTTGAAGTCCCCTCGCGGGAAGCACATCGGCGCGCTGCCGTCACAGCAGCCTCCCGACTGGTGGAACATCAGCGGGCCGTGCATCCCCTGCAACTTGCGCAGCAACACCTCGGCGGCCGGCGTTACCGACACCCGTGCCACATTCATGGGGCCTCCTTGCGCCACGGCCTAGAAGAAGCCCATGGGCTTCGGGTCGTAGCTGACGAGCAGGTTCTTCGTCTGCTGGTAGTGATTGAGCATCATCTTGTGCGTCTCGCGGCCGATGCCCGACTGCTTGTAGCCACCGAACGCCGCGTGCGCGGGGTAGAGGTGGTAGCAGTTGACCCACACGCGGCCCGCCTGGATGGCGCGGCCCATGCGGTAGGCGGTGTTGGTGTCGCGCGTCCACACGCCGGCGCCCAGCCCGTACAGCGTGTCATTGGCCTGGGCCAGCGCGTCCTCCGTGTCCTTGAACTTCGCCACCGAGACGACGGGGCCGAAGATCTCCTCCTGGAAGACGCGCATCTTGTTGCTGCCCTCGAAGATGGTGGGCTCCACGTAGTAGCCCTCGGCCAGCGCACCCGACATGCTGGCGCGGCCGCCACCGGTGAGCACCTTGGCGCCCTCCTTCTTGCCGATGTCGATGTACGAGAGGATCTTCTCGAGCTGATCATTCGAGGCCTGCGCGCCGATCATCGTGCCCGTGTCCAGCGGGTTGCCCTGAACGATCTTCTTGGTGCGCTCCACGGCCTTCTGCATGAAGGCCTCGTAGATCTTCTCCTGCACCAGCGCGCGCGAGGGGCAGGTACACACCTCGCCCTGGTTGAGGGCAAACATGGCGAAGCCCTCGAGCACCTTCTCGGCGAAGTCGTCGTTCTTGTCGAACACGTCGGAGAAGAAGATGTTGGGCGACTTGCCGCCCAGCTCCAGCGTCACCGGGATGATGTTCTCGGAGGCGTACTGCATGATGAGGCGGCCCGTGGTCGTCTCACCGGTGAAGGCAATCTTGGCGATGCGCTTGTTGCTGGCCAGGGGCTTGCCGGCCTCGATGCCAAAGCCGTTCACCACGTTGAGCACGCCGGGAGGCAGCAGGTCCCCCACCAGCTTCGCGAACTCGAGGATGGTGACGGGCGTCTGCTCGGCGGGCTTGAGCACCACGCAGTTGCCGGCGGCCAGCGCGGGGGCGAGCTTCCAGGCCGCCATGAGCAGCGGGAAGTTCCAGGGGATGATCTGCCCCACCACGCCCAGCGGCTCGTGGAAGTGGTAGGCCACGGTGTTGTCGTCCAGCTCGCCGAGGGTGCCCTCCTGCGCGCGGATGACGCCGGCGAAGTAGCGGAAGTGGTCGATGGCGAGCGGCAGGTCCGCGGCCAGCGTCTCGCGAATGGGCTTGCCGTTGTCCCACGTCTCGCTGACGGCCAGCATCTCGAGGTTGGCCTGCATCCGGTCGGCGATCTTGTTGAGGATGTCGGCGCGGCTGGCGACGGAAGTCTTGCCCCAGGCGGTCTTCGCCTTGTGGGCAGCGTCCAGCGCCTTCTCGATGTCCTCGTGGTTGGAGCGGGGAATCTCGCAGAACGCCTTGCCCGTCACCGGGGTGATGTTCTCGAAGTACTGGCCTCGTACGGGCGGGACGAACTCGCCACCGATGTAGTTGCCGTAGCGGCTGGAGTACTGAATCTTGCTGCCGGGCTGACCAGGGGCTTCATAGACCTTCGTCATCACGACCTGCCTTTCGTGTATGGGGCCACGCGCCGCCTCACGACCGGGGGGCCATGGGGGAGCGCGGTTGCGAACGATACGGTTAAAAGGACCAGCGAAGGAACAGCGGGCGGGGCCCGCGGCGTCCAACGCGCTCGTGAGAACTGTATTTCTCGGATTCCTGCTGACGTATTCCGTGGTCGCGGGCGCGGAGGATCGCGTTGCCGCCGCGCGTCAAAACCAGGCCCAGGTGCTCCCCGCGCTCTTCACCGCCGCGGGGGTGGCCTGGCCACCGACCGAGCTGTACCTGCGCGCCTTCAAGCACGAGCGCGAGCTGGAGGTCTGGGCGGGCGCGGCGGGCAAGCCGCTGGTGAAGGTGAAGACCTATGCCTTCTGCGCCGCGTCCGGAGAGCTGGGCCCCAAGCGCCAGGAGGGAGACCTTCAGGTGCCCGAGGGCTTCTACACGATTGACCTCTTCAACCCGCGCAGCGCCTACCACCTCTCCATCCGGGTGAGCTACCCGAACGAGTCGGACCGAATCCTCGGCCGCAGGCCGCTGGGCGGCGCCATCATGGTGCATGGCAACTGCGTGAGCATCGGCTGCATCGCCATCGAGGACGGCCCCATCGAGGAGCTGTACCTCATGACGCTGGAGGCAAAGCGGAAGATGGGGCGCGACGTGCCCATCCACATCTTCCCCCGGAGGCTGAACGCCGAGGGGCTGGCGGCGCTGGAGCAACTGCCCCAGGCCCAGGCCAACGCGGCGCTCCTGGCCTTCTGGCGGGGCCTGGCGCCGGGCTGGAGCCACTTCGAGGAGACGCGGCGCCCGCCCCGGGTGAGCGTGGATCCGAAGACGGGCGCCTACCGGGTGAAGCCGGGCAAGTAGCTCAGATGGGGCTGGGGCCCATGTGCGGCGGCGAGGGCTCGCGCGGCAGGTGGATGGTGAAGGTGCTGCCGCGCCGCACCTGGCTCTCCACCTGGATGCGGCCTCCGTGCGCCGAGACGATGCCGTGGACCACGGCCAGCCCCATGCCCGTCCCCTTGCCCAGCGGCTTCGTGCTGAAGAAGGGCTGGAACAGCTTGTCGATGATGTCCGGCCCCATGCCCACGCCGTTGTCCTTCACCACCAGAACAGCCTCCGTGCCCTCCTGGTAGGTGCGCACCTCCACCTTGCCCCCCGGAGGCACCGCCTGCGCCGCGTTGATGAGCAGGTTGATGACCACCTGGGAGATCTGCCGGGGCCGGCCCACCATGGGCGACACCGTGCCCAGCAGCACGTTCATGTCGCAGTGCGAGTGGAACTGGCCGTGGGTGATGCGCAGCGCCGCCTCCACCTCCGCGTTCAAGTCGTACTCGACCATGGGCTCGGGGCCGCCCCGGGCGAAGTAGCGCAGGTCCGACACGATGGAGGCGATGCGCTGCACCCCTTCCAGCGTCGCCGGCAGCACGTCGGTGACGTACTCCTCCAGCTCCGGGGTGAGGCCCGGTTGCGACTTCAGGTCCTTGTGCAGCAGGTTGATGTTGCTCTTGATGTAGCTGAGCGGGTTGTTGATCTCATGGGCGATGCCGGCGGCCAGCAACCCGAGGCTCGAGAGCCGATCCTGCTCGCGGGCGCGCTGGTGGGCCTGGGCCAGCTCGTCATGGGCGCGCGTGAGCTCCTGGTGCCGCCGCGACAGCCCCTCCAGCGCGTGC
Encoded proteins:
- a CDS encoding signal protein gives rise to the protein MSSDTVIASQKPAWRRRTYLIDRQFQLKYILMLSSIGAGSIGLFGVLAWWAHTAALEAGSSAEGLAGMTILWLTVMAVVGTGVALALFGLVFTHRVAGPVYVMNLYVEALAAGHYPRLRPLRKYDELKKFFDRFSHAVERIRAREADEAQALSRAVEAFRPLATTEEARAALQVLEELQSRKREAVDKPVTASQPIPPPR
- a CDS encoding sensor histidine kinase, whose translation is MSHFPERQVPVDTFELEPLREESALSAAELELDPGSVEERLHVRLKRFTLAAALATHVLLVVWVWGQWKTIALSTAVFVLSTAVNALLARRFFSKRARTTETFRLVFNQAVTLTYGLLTDWALPIWLYLPLDSLWVDEHLGKLTRYLLFSLLLLVGGIAVLDGCPPLVPAVFLVLSALAYAISGARVHLQRHALEGLSRRHQELTRAHDELAQAHQRAREQDRLSSLGLLAAGIAHEINNPLSYIKSNINLLHKDLKSQPGLTPELEEYVTDVLPATLEGVQRIASIVSDLRYFARGGPEPMVEYDLNAEVEAALRITHGQFHSHCDMNVLLGTVSPMVGRPRQISQVVINLLINAAQAVPPGGKVEVRTYQEGTEAVLVVKDNGVGMGPDIIDKLFQPFFSTKPLGKGTGMGLAVVHGIVSAHGGRIQVESQVRRGSTFTIHLPREPSPPHMGPSPI
- a CDS encoding HEAT repeat domain-containing protein, with protein sequence MSRSLAAPSLALALVVLSGCKGDPNTPEYWEKKLGDARKTAVKVQVVEALRDSGKLQEGFLPMLHARLAAEKRPEVKAALARVLGDLKHPSSLEPLQAALDPSASEMDVHLMNKELAAALGKLGNPKAAPTLAGLLRSRDNYTRMEAIQALGALRAPEAVEPLIQLTLDENAEPLLNKKAIEALGRIGDARAVPALVRMLTKERRGISFYVESSLALYQVGTPAAEALLAALEGRDAELAQWAKQNGVHPASYAMKSAQILGDLREKRAEAALLKQLTFANEDARIQALVRMQAAEALGRMRATAAVRPLSALVSEEDPTVRGSYVRALVLLGGREALPALEKAASKGDWYAREVAMRGLAMLGDAREQPLFTKWAEAEPARTTTECNEYGGEGCEDPAALGKSRAESLQRYGQLLEAAQSCGAEGGCWAQKLADKNARLVERAALELGRGGAAQHAVALAGRLSEKDLETRFTLIQALDWLVDSKEGAVKAREALPKIQAQLTDEKGNNHFVKVNEDLRRLAIRLERP
- a CDS encoding carbohydrate binding domain-containing protein codes for the protein MNRLKQSVALVLATLLLQAGAARAQTQSIAAAHVYHNHMPNFWAYYDTSQYASTPVGSPIRYTYDGQVINLKQSPPANYTYYLPSGAPMPHDDLVTYYSHHAKTGAYLYWPPAVASDMRTNASTGQVHVTMSGAVVNNVQSLTTLQNVSGYNNPSWGTSWRDRYNTLFTPAGNRTLDLIHFTGHHSMGPLVGPEYFLKDLIYQSATLAQPYFLGGDYRSSKGFFPTELGFSERLIPTLTKLGIQWSVIGDNHFSRTLKDYPFLNDPGSDTLVSPPNRADLQNTSNVGSWVSLQMAHEQQTIRNKYPFASTPHWVRYVDPATGTESRIVGIPVNQNGSWYEGWEGEVTVDVVNLQSFQGLVPQRQFFVVAHDGDNSGGRAGSESTWYNGRSVTCTAGVQCMGISEYLAAHTPPASDVVHVQDGSWVDTRDSSSDPQWHHWKLPFGIWKGQFPAFNSATGLNLAPKTNLSGVQEGMTVSFEHGWHYLERNFALLQAALNYAKTAEQIWLDAHPNHWQPSTTLDNHVTHPGNQLNPWMMSYPVKGDAANDYAGGANPAELAWYFLLPAMDSGFGYYDENQDDNVKPTLSFNQSLFFSKPYVQDRVAQDRTGPSVWWAQRWPYNPGSANTDKSEGWTLHHFNNTFAFYTYAYDLSGISNIKVRVRTHTNNSIDPLDNTHKVYDPAGRQAAGVPNIDPSRVSAWVDYPLTKRDLRPVMNGVSWQPAYLPVMQKVAAQEIGDLYYVYLGNYRNQLLDYYVEATDSRGNVTRSEIQSVYVGAGRYNLVSGKYVEDINGSVQGTHPFLVVDTTAPSAPTGLAVATRTDRSVKLTWNAATDNVGVTGYTIFRNGTQVGTSTTTNYTDSGLTANTSYSYTVKARDAAGNTSASSAALAVTTQPPDTIAPSAPTGLTASGVTSSSVTLSWTAATDNYGVAGYYVYRSGTQIAAPSGTSYTDSSLSPSTAYSYTVKAADAAGNLSAASSAVSVTTSAGNAATVYYKKGFTSPYLHYRPAGGTWTTAPGIAMPDSEVAGYAKYTVNLGTATQLEAVFNNGSGTWDNNNGGNYFFATGTSTFNAGTITPGAPFVDSTSPSAPTHLTSPSKTASSVSLAWTASTDDVGVTGYLVFRGTTQVGTSTTTSYTDNGLAANTAYSYTVKARDAAGNTSPSSAALAVTTSAGNAVTLYYKKGFATPYLHYRPAGGTWTTAPGVAMPDSEVTGYAKYTVNLGTATQLEAVFNNGSGTWDNNGGLNYFIPSGTQTFNAGTITAGAPSGDVSSPAAPTGLAVWTKTATSVSLTWNTVTDPSGIAGYNVYRGGTLVGAPTASSYTDTGLTAGTTYSYTVKARDTVGNLSAASAALSVTTSATGTTVTFNETASTVVGQNIYVVGNIAALGGWSTGSAIALSSANYPTWSVALSLPGSTAIEYKYIKKDSSGNVIWESGANRVYTTPASGTATLNDTWK
- the adh gene encoding aldehyde dehydrogenase; this translates as MTKVYEAPGQPGSKIQYSSRYGNYIGGEFVPPVRGQYFENITPVTGKAFCEIPRSNHEDIEKALDAAHKAKTAWGKTSVASRADILNKIADRMQANLEMLAVSETWDNGKPIRETLAADLPLAIDHFRYFAGVIRAQEGTLGELDDNTVAYHFHEPLGVVGQIIPWNFPLLMAAWKLAPALAAGNCVVLKPAEQTPVTILEFAKLVGDLLPPGVLNVVNGFGIEAGKPLASNKRIAKIAFTGETTTGRLIMQYASENIIPVTLELGGKSPNIFFSDVFDKNDDFAEKVLEGFAMFALNQGEVCTCPSRALVQEKIYEAFMQKAVERTKKIVQGNPLDTGTMIGAQASNDQLEKILSYIDIGKKEGAKVLTGGGRASMSGALAEGYYVEPTIFEGSNKMRVFQEEIFGPVVSVAKFKDTEDALAQANDTLYGLGAGVWTRDTNTAYRMGRAIQAGRVWVNCYHLYPAHAAFGGYKQSGIGRETHKMMLNHYQQTKNLLVSYDPKPMGFF
- a CDS encoding DUF779 domain-containing protein, whose product is MNVARVSVTPAAEVLLRKLQGMHGPLMFHQSGGCCDGSAPMCFPRGDFKIGQQDVFLGTIVDTPFYISGPQFEYWQHTHLTVDVVPGRGSGFSAEAPEGVRFLIRSRVFEDAEYRALQAAGEPLRGPQH
- a CDS encoding head protein; the encoded protein is MSITELCLEVEGLLGRFREDSSSPKEQKLLLVAIDALNFISATGQSHEFEDYLKRVETDAPPLVIASFDTREEAETWLENHPHPPRIANVLIGGEYYSAMCSRERNDRRLVRTQTLEYYLAAMIRDGIPPSVATFNTQEEATAWVHGQPEPPRQVFIHIAGAAYLVVYHDKVNLRAIYPLSRAAKNVNWD
- a CDS encoding L,D-transpeptidase family protein, whose product is MRTVFLGFLLTYSVVAGAEDRVAAARQNQAQVLPALFTAAGVAWPPTELYLRAFKHERELEVWAGAAGKPLVKVKTYAFCAASGELGPKRQEGDLQVPEGFYTIDLFNPRSAYHLSIRVSYPNESDRILGRRPLGGAIMVHGNCVSIGCIAIEDGPIEELYLMTLEAKRKMGRDVPIHIFPRRLNAEGLAALEQLPQAQANAALLAFWRGLAPGWSHFEETRRPPRVSVDPKTGAYRVKPGK